A region from the Candidatus Thiothrix putei genome encodes:
- a CDS encoding YeaH/YhbH family protein, giving the protein MAYIVDRRLNSKNKSLVNRERFLKRYQKQIRRAVSDAVSRRNITDMEQGESITIPKRDISEPVFRHGQGGKRSIVHTGNKEFVEGDRIQRPSGGAGGGSGSGQASADGEGMEDFVFQISQEEFLEYLFEDLALPNMVKRQLLSADSFDYHRAGVSEVGNPAQINIVRSMRSAHARRIALCGKERRRRREVLAELAALDEGNASELAETQRTVLQTELARLNVKIHAIPWLDDFDLKYNLKVKLPKPSPKAVMFCVMDVSGSMTQDIKDTAKRFFFLLYLFLKKNYEKIEVVFIRHHTQAQEVDENTFFYARETGGTVVSSALNLMGDIIEERYAPSQWNIYVAQASDGDNWHEDNQRCHDALINTVLPFVQYYTYIEIGDRDPQGLWYLYEHLQRDFIDRFAIQRVRNNAEIYPVFRELFRKHAGEEVD; this is encoded by the coding sequence ATGGCCTATATTGTTGATCGTCGGTTAAACAGCAAGAACAAAAGTCTGGTGAATCGGGAGCGCTTTTTAAAGCGCTATCAGAAACAGATTCGCCGCGCGGTGTCGGATGCGGTGAGCCGTCGCAACATCACGGATATGGAACAAGGGGAGAGTATTACGATCCCCAAGCGTGACATTTCTGAGCCGGTGTTTCGTCACGGGCAGGGCGGGAAACGCAGTATTGTGCATACCGGTAATAAGGAGTTTGTGGAAGGCGACCGCATTCAACGCCCATCCGGGGGCGCGGGCGGCGGGAGTGGTTCAGGGCAAGCGTCTGCTGATGGCGAGGGCATGGAAGACTTCGTATTTCAGATTTCGCAGGAAGAATTTCTGGAATATTTGTTTGAAGACCTCGCCTTACCGAATATGGTTAAACGCCAGTTACTCAGTGCGGATTCGTTTGATTATCATCGTGCAGGCGTGAGCGAAGTGGGGAACCCCGCTCAAATTAATATTGTGCGTTCCATGCGTAGCGCTCATGCGCGTCGGATTGCCTTATGTGGTAAGGAACGGCGGCGTCGCCGTGAAGTGTTGGCTGAATTGGCAGCATTGGATGAGGGCAATGCGAGTGAACTGGCTGAAACGCAACGGACAGTATTGCAAACAGAGCTGGCGCGTTTGAATGTAAAGATTCATGCAATCCCTTGGTTGGATGATTTTGATTTGAAATACAACCTCAAAGTGAAATTGCCCAAGCCTTCCCCCAAAGCGGTGATGTTCTGCGTGATGGATGTGTCAGGCTCTATGACACAAGACATCAAAGATACGGCGAAACGTTTCTTTTTCTTGCTGTATTTATTCCTAAAAAAGAACTACGAAAAAATCGAAGTTGTTTTTATCCGTCACCATACGCAAGCTCAGGAAGTGGATGAGAATACCTTTTTCTATGCGCGTGAAACAGGAGGAACAGTGGTTTCCAGCGCCCTGAATTTGATGGGGGATATTATTGAAGAGCGTTACGCACCGAGCCAGTGGAATATCTACGTCGCCCAAGCATCTGATGGTGATAACTGGCATGAGGATAATCAACGTTGCCACGATGCACTGATTAACACGGTATTACCTTTTGTGCAGTATTACACTTACATCGAGATTGGGGATCGTGATCCACAAGGCTTGTGGTATTTGTATGAGCATTTGCAACGCGATTTTATAGACCGTTTTGCGATTCAACGGGTACGCAATAATGCTGAAATCTACCCCGTTTTCCGTGAGTTGTTTAGGAAACATGCGGGTGAGGAGGTCGATTAA
- a CDS encoding PrkA family serine protein kinase — MSSIFNHYQSRYEALQEEEYSLQEYLDLCKRDTMAYATAAERMLYAIGEAELVDTSRDPRMSRMFSNKVIRRYPAFSEFYGMEECIEQIVSFFRHAAQGLEESKQVLYLLGPVGGGKSSLAERLKALIEKAPIYCIKGSPINESPLGLFNVEEDGAILEEDFGIPARYLKTVMSPWAVKRLHEYGGDITKFRVVKRYPSRLNQIAVSKTEPGDENNQDISSLVGKVDIRKLEDFPQNDTDAYSYSGGLCLSNQGLMEFVEMFKAPIKVLHPLLTATQEGNFNGTESIGAIPFSGVILAHSNESEWQTFKNNRNNEAFIDRVSIVKVPYCLRVTEEIKIYEKLLINSSLAASPCAPDTLKMLAQFIVLSRLKEPENSSLFSKMRIYDGENLKDIDPKAKTIQEYQDAAGVDEGMNGLSTRFAFKILSKVFNYDATEVAADPVHLMYVLERQIEKEQFQRELQDRYIRFIKEYLAPRYVDFIGKEIQTAYLESYSEYGQNLFDRYVTYADFWIQDQEFRDPETGEFLDRSALNADLEKIEKPAGISNPKDFRNEIVNFVLRARANNNGRNPVWTSYEKLRRVIEMKMFSSTEDLLPVISYGAKSSADEQRKHDNFVERMMKRGYTEKQVRLLAEWYLRVRKSQ; from the coding sequence ATGAGTAGCATTTTCAATCACTATCAATCTCGATACGAAGCTTTGCAAGAAGAAGAGTATTCGCTGCAAGAGTATCTGGATCTGTGCAAGCGCGATACTATGGCTTATGCCACCGCCGCTGAACGTATGTTGTACGCCATCGGTGAAGCGGAGTTAGTCGATACGTCCCGCGATCCTCGTATGAGCCGGATGTTTTCCAACAAAGTCATCCGTCGCTATCCGGCTTTTTCTGAATTCTACGGCATGGAAGAGTGCATTGAGCAAATCGTGTCCTTCTTCCGTCATGCAGCGCAAGGCTTGGAAGAAAGCAAGCAGGTGCTGTATTTGTTGGGGCCGGTGGGCGGTGGTAAATCCTCCCTCGCAGAACGCCTCAAAGCACTGATCGAAAAAGCCCCGATTTATTGCATCAAAGGTTCACCGATTAATGAATCCCCTTTGGGTTTGTTTAATGTGGAGGAAGATGGCGCGATTTTGGAAGAAGATTTCGGCATCCCAGCCCGTTATTTGAAAACGGTGATGTCGCCTTGGGCGGTTAAGCGCTTGCACGAATACGGTGGTGACATCACTAAGTTCCGCGTCGTAAAGCGTTATCCTTCACGCCTCAACCAAATTGCAGTATCCAAAACCGAACCGGGCGATGAAAATAACCAAGACATTTCTTCACTGGTCGGTAAAGTTGATATTCGTAAGCTGGAGGATTTTCCGCAAAACGATACTGATGCTTACAGCTATTCCGGTGGCTTGTGCTTGTCGAACCAAGGTTTGATGGAATTCGTAGAGATGTTTAAAGCACCGATCAAAGTGCTGCATCCGTTGTTGACCGCAACTCAGGAAGGCAATTTCAACGGTACGGAAAGCATCGGTGCGATTCCTTTCAGCGGCGTTATTCTGGCGCATTCCAATGAGTCTGAGTGGCAGACCTTTAAAAATAATCGCAATAATGAGGCATTCATTGACCGCGTGTCGATTGTCAAAGTGCCGTATTGCTTGCGTGTCACCGAAGAAATCAAGATTTACGAAAAGTTACTGATCAACAGTTCGTTGGCAGCATCGCCGTGTGCACCGGATACCTTGAAGATGCTGGCACAATTCATTGTGCTGTCACGTTTGAAAGAGCCGGAAAACTCCAGTTTGTTCTCGAAAATGCGTATTTACGATGGTGAAAACCTGAAGGATATTGATCCTAAAGCCAAGACGATTCAGGAATACCAAGATGCAGCGGGTGTGGATGAGGGCATGAATGGCCTGTCGACGCGTTTTGCTTTCAAGATTCTGTCTAAAGTCTTTAACTATGATGCAACCGAGGTGGCGGCTGATCCCGTACACTTGATGTATGTATTGGAACGCCAGATTGAGAAGGAACAATTCCAACGCGAATTGCAAGATCGCTACATCCGCTTTATTAAAGAATACCTTGCCCCCCGTTATGTGGATTTCATTGGTAAAGAAATTCAGACGGCTTACCTCGAATCGTATTCCGAATATGGGCAGAACTTGTTCGACCGCTATGTGACGTATGCCGACTTCTGGATTCAGGATCAGGAGTTCCGTGACCCTGAAACGGGTGAGTTTTTAGACCGTTCTGCACTCAATGCCGATCTGGAAAAGATCGAGAAACCCGCTGGCATCAGTAACCCGAAAGATTTCCGTAATGAGATTGTTAACTTTGTGCTGCGGGCGCGAGCTAACAACAATGGGCGTAATCCTGTATGGACGAGTTATGAAAAGCTGCGCCGTGTGATTGAGATGAAAATGTTCTCCAGCACCGAAGATTTGCTGCCAGTCATTTCGTATGGTGCAAAATCGTCAGCGGATGAACAGCGCAAACATGACAATTTCGTGGAACGCATGATGAAACGCGGCTATACCGAAAAACAAGTGCGCTTATTGGCTGAGTGGTATTTACGGGTACGTAAATCGCAGTAA
- a CDS encoding SCP2 sterol-binding domain-containing protein → MLKQMTLASCLLVLVAAPTHAAEFMDAAWAKQACDAWNADTTLTTGLMDNDGYSWIKNDNSRGYKLVQMYRTDCGESTKVQLNISLQGDKAMCNYGGAPDGKKMDASYDYLMHATDADWACMGEGKFGCGAMGAMSTGKLKFTGPKMEAMKVMGPFENFLKLTGKVAGTKTECKAK, encoded by the coding sequence ATGTTGAAACAGATGACGCTGGCGTCCTGCCTACTGGTATTGGTTGCCGCCCCCACCCACGCTGCTGAGTTCATGGATGCTGCATGGGCGAAACAAGCCTGCGATGCGTGGAATGCCGATACCACCTTAACCACGGGCTTGATGGATAATGACGGCTATTCCTGGATCAAAAATGATAACAGCCGTGGCTACAAATTGGTGCAAATGTACCGCACTGATTGCGGTGAAAGCACCAAAGTACAATTGAACATCAGTTTGCAGGGTGATAAAGCCATGTGTAACTACGGCGGTGCACCGGATGGCAAAAAAATGGATGCCAGCTACGACTACCTCATGCACGCTACTGATGCAGATTGGGCTTGTATGGGCGAAGGCAAGTTCGGTTGTGGTGCAATGGGGGCAATGAGCACGGGCAAACTCAAATTCACTGGCCCCAAAATGGAAGCCATGAAAGTCATGGGGCCGTTTGAGAACTTCCTGAAACTCACCGGTAAAGTTGCAGGCACTAAAACCGAGTGTAAAGCTAAATAA